The following coding sequences are from one Triticum aestivum cultivar Chinese Spring chromosome 5A, IWGSC CS RefSeq v2.1, whole genome shotgun sequence window:
- the LOC123103852 gene encoding zinc finger RNA-binding protein, with the protein MEFSRRGRATDDAGDAHRFPDPPSHGEEEPMTVMRAALLSQLHMDRLRQEIIVAELAKMERAAVAPLDGVAAADAGRPRPCPLSAEQLMALRAATPMPLLGLAATDAGRYGLLPFGAEQPMALRASAGGQQTTSMPLHSVAAADAGRSTPWPFSDEQPMTLRLRAMPGGHQTPLMPWCGVATTDDGRSKPWPLSTEQHMALRAAADSNQATPMPMYCAAAAGDGRSKPCPFSAEQPMALLAAAGGHQTTPMSLHGVAVADAGPSKSWPFTAEQQPMALLAAAVGHLQTTPMSLHGMAAADAGPSKPSPFSVQRLMSLRAPAGGHQATLMPLHGADAADAGWSKPLPFSAEQPMALLDAAGGHQTTPMSLHGVAAADAGSSKPWSSTSEQLLAQRAAAGGHQATPMPLHRVDAADAGWSTPLPFSAKQPMAPRSAAGDHQATPMPLHGAAAVADAGRCKPCLLSAEKLMSLQNAEFDEHKLPDSNKAVPPSKTSLAEKSELTGITIPVKKLKPPKKWNCTVCQVQATCEKNLQMHYAGQKHLANVATLGPGTKPSDQKAKAGAAEPSLGTEQRKTSSINWSCSTCQARGTSKSTFDAHLQGKRHQQNIAEASVKGDGDGAPKNAAVAGEAKSDGITVPKPSEKPSRVWSCGICQTTCTCETDLKNHLKGARHREKVQSLLEESKNVTRNPETNLKKNNAPQMVKNQGPHPAWNCTMCQAKCFSKSQFENHCSGSRHQQNIEAILGKRETAKVSSSRTANEPASDGSSGKNASSKKAEKKAMLYFCEVCNLLCGSSEMLVSHRYGKRHREKLSAGK; encoded by the exons ATGGAGTTCTCTCGCCGCGGTCGAGCcaccgacgacgccggcgacgcccACCGCTTCCCCGACCCCCCGTCGCACG GGGAGGAGGAGCCGATGACGGTGATGAGGGCTGCGCTGCTCTCGCAGCTCCACATGGACCGCCTTCGCCAGGAGATCATCGTGGCCGAGCTGGCCAAGATGGAGCGCGCGGCCGTGGCGCCATTGGATGGCGTGGCCGCAGCAGATGCTGGGCGGCCTAGGCCGTGCCCGCTCAGTGCCGAGCAGCTCATGGCCCTGCGCGCCGCCACGCCGATGCCATTGCTTGGCCTGGCCGCCACAGATGCTGGACGGTATGGGCTTTTGCCATTCGGTGCCGAGCAGCCCATGGCCCTGCGCGCTTCTGCCGGTGGGCAACAGACTACATCGATGCCATTGCACAGTGTGGCCGCCGCGGATGCTGGACGGTCTACGCCGTGGCCGTTCAGTGACGAGCAGCCTATGACCCTGCGCCTGCGCGCCATGCCCGGTGGCCACCAGACCCCGCTGATGCCATGGTGCGGCGTGGCCACCACAGATGATGGACGGTCTAAGCCGTGGCCGTTAAGCACCGAGCAGCACATGGCCCTGCGCGCTGCCGCCGATAGCAACCAGGCCACTCCGATGCCGATGTATTGCGCGGCTGCCGCAGGTGATGGACGGTCTAAGCCATGTCCATTCAGTGCAGAGCAGCCCATGGCCCTGCTTGCTGCGGCCGGTGGCCACCAGACCACCCCGATGTCATTGCACGGCGTGGCCGTCGCAGATGCTGGGCCGTCTAAGTCGTGGCCTTTCACTGCCGAGCAGCAGCCCATGGCCCTGCTTGCTGCTGCCGTTGGCCACCTGCAGACCACCCCGATGTCACTGCACGGCATGGCCGCCGCAGATGCTGGACCTTCTAAGCCGTCGCCGTTCAGTGTCCAGCGGCTCATGTCCCTGCGCGCTCCGGCTGGTGGCCACCAGGCCACGCTGATGCCATTGCATGGTGCCGATGCCGCAGATGCTGGATGGTCTAAGCCGTTGCCGTTCAGCGCCGAGCAGCCCATGGCCCTGCTTGATGCGGCCGGTGGCCACCAGACCACCCCGATGTCTTTGCACGGCGTGGCCGCCGCAGATGCTGGATCGTCTAAGCCGTGGTCGTCCACTTCCGAGCAGCTCCTGGCCCAGCGCGCCGCCGCTGGTGGCCACCAGGCCACGCCAATGCCATTGCACCGTGTCGATGCCGCAGATGCTGGATGGTCTACGCCGTTGCCGTTCAGTGCCAAGCAGCCCATGGCCCCGCGCTCTGCGGCTGGTGACCACCAGGCCACGCCGATGCCATTgcatggagcggcggcggtggcagatGCTGGACGGTGTAAGCCGTGTCTGTTAAGCGCCGAGAAGCTCATGTCTCTACAGAATGCAGAGTTTGATGAGCACAAACTGCCTGACTCCAATAAG GCTGTTCCGCCAAGTAAGACGTCGCTTGCGGAGAAGTCGGAACTAACAGGAATAACCATTCCAGTTAAGAAGCTCAAACCACCCAAGAAATGGAACTGCACCGTCTGCCAGGTGCAAGCGACCTGTGAGAAGAACCTACAGATGCATTATGCTGGGCAGAAGCACTTGGCAAATGTAGCAACACTGGGCCCAGGAACCAAGCCAAGTGATCAGAAGGCGAAAGCAGGAGCAGCAGAACCTTCTCTTGGCACAGAACAGAGGAAAACATCCTCGATAAACTGGAGTTGCAGTACCTGCCAGGCCCGCGGCACATCCAAATCGACATTTGATGCGCACCTCCAAGGCAAAAGACACCAGCAGAACATTGCGGAAGCATCCGTAAAAGGCGATGGCGATGGCGCACCGAAGAACGCCGCAGTGGCGGGGGAAGCAAAATCGGATGGCATCACCGTGCCGAAGCCTTCAGAGAAGCCATCACGGGTCTGGAGCTGTGGCATTTGCCAAACTACATGCACCTGCGAAACAGACTTGAAGAACCACCTGAAGGGCGCCAGACACCGAGAAAAGGTCCAGTCCCTGCTTGAAGAAAGCAAGAACGTGACAAGGAATCCTGAGACAAACTTGAAGAAAAACAATGCACCACAAATGGTCAAGAACCAAGGACCACACCCGGCATGGAACTGCACGATGTGCCAGGCCAAATGTTTCTCCAAATCTCAGTTTGAGAATCATTGCAGTGGCAGCAGGCACCAGCAGAATATCGAGGCGATACTCGGCAAACGCGAGACCGCGAAAGTGAGCAGCTCGAGGACCGCAAATGAACCAGCTTCGGATGGCTCCAGCGGCAAGAATGCAAGCTCGAAGAAGGCGGAGAAGAAAGCGATGTTGTACTTCTGCGAGGTCTGCAATTTGCTGTGTGGCAGCAGTGAGATGCTGGTAAGCCATCGTTATGGGAAGAGACACCGGGAAAAGCTCAGCGCAGGGAAATGA